A region of Catenibacterium mitsuokai DNA encodes the following proteins:
- a CDS encoding tetratricopeptide repeat protein: MVITYDLYKELALDRSWDEPTIKSKLKEIQRLWTKRQSACNDKEQLILIDSILEKVGEGFRYLVKATKRKEYDTSLDKAYKEGKIKDYAEEKMKSLIEEAKQYYRKGDIKLATQCAEEAIEGKVNDPDAYNVLARCYFDMQNYGKAVKTIDDGINIFNDAINLHWLGARMAITGTKDYEDAQKRINKLLELTPNSSIGHSEQINLHLNKGDEDLAFQEIDTYIEAHPADNDFKRNTAYNIISYSNNCYFYDEKDNSTFIASKYDYQKCLKLRTKAAEIYSDEHTQNQLEDAKFYGQKKWNSWNVESIKSLTIYGLILFFLIPMIGVPLLLIDAILVYFSFRPYWQINKTYVTGEMGALESLVSYIGELAAKFGGWFVRFLWNCIVAIIKLAYYIATGAFFR, from the coding sequence ATGGTTATTACATATGATCTTTATAAAGAATTAGCTCTTGACCGTTCTTGGGATGAACCGACTATCAAAAGCAAATTAAAAGAAATTCAGAGACTTTGGACAAAGAGACAAAGTGCATGTAATGATAAAGAGCAATTAATACTTATAGACAGCATTCTTGAAAAAGTTGGTGAGGGCTTTAGATATTTAGTTAAAGCAACTAAAAGAAAAGAGTATGATACATCTTTAGATAAAGCCTATAAAGAAGGAAAAATAAAAGATTACGCAGAAGAAAAGATGAAGAGTCTTATTGAAGAAGCTAAGCAGTACTATCGTAAGGGTGACATTAAATTGGCTACTCAGTGTGCTGAAGAAGCTATTGAAGGTAAGGTAAACGATCCAGATGCATATAATGTATTAGCTAGATGCTATTTTGATATGCAGAATTACGGTAAGGCTGTTAAAACTATTGATGATGGAATTAATATTTTTAACGACGCCATCAATCTTCATTGGTTAGGAGCAAGAATGGCTATTACAGGAACTAAGGATTATGAAGATGCTCAAAAGAGAATTAATAAATTATTGGAATTAACTCCAAATTCTTCTATTGGTCATTCAGAACAAATCAATTTACACCTTAATAAGGGTGACGAAGATTTGGCGTTCCAGGAAATTGATACTTATATTGAGGCACATCCTGCTGATAATGACTTTAAGCGTAATACTGCATATAATATTATTTCATATTCAAATAATTGTTATTTTTACGATGAAAAGGACAATTCTACATTTATTGCAAGTAAATATGACTACCAAAAATGTCTGAAGTTACGTACTAAAGCAGCTGAAATTTATAGTGATGAACATACTCAAAATCAGCTAGAGGATGCAAAGTTTTATGGACAGAAAAAATGGAATTCTTGGAATGTAGAGAGCATAAAATCATTAACAATTTATGGTCTTATTCTATTCTTCTTAATTCCGATGATTGGGGTACCATTATTACTTATTGATGCGATTCTTGTTTATTTTAGTTTTAGACCATATTGGCAGATTAACAAAACTTATGTAACTGGAGAAATGGGTGCACTTGAATCTTTGGTAAGTTATATTGGTGAATTAGCAGCAAAGTTTGGTGGATGGTTTGTTCGCTTTTTATGGAATTGTATCGTTGCAATTATCAAACTTGCATACTATATCGCTACAGGAGCGTTCTTTAGATAA
- a CDS encoding class I SAM-dependent methyltransferase — protein MIYNLEKLKKPMPFEQGEMTLWENEYIAANVLKKHLNPNIDSGSRKRDTIVNSINWFANINPQKGNLLDVGCGPGLYARPLEKAGFFYYGIDISKYHIAFAKKNYFGNNIEFDTLDFRKINCNKLYNMVLMLYGIYSFYPPNERLELLKKIRSSLAFGGMVIVEVFTENHYKNRKESRDWEYIQSDGFWSDKPYLELNAFYRYDDLRLILIQTVRINKEIKVWNSWIQTFTSDTLRFEFEQAGFTEFEFYSSCTGTPYFESTDVLCMVAK, from the coding sequence ATGATTTATAATCTTGAAAAGTTAAAAAAACCCATGCCCTTTGAACAAGGTGAAATGACGCTGTGGGAAAACGAATATATTGCTGCAAATGTGTTAAAAAAACATCTGAATCCTAACATTGATTCTGGAAGCAGGAAGAGAGACACAATTGTTAATTCTATAAATTGGTTCGCTAATATAAATCCACAGAAGGGAAATTTACTAGATGTTGGGTGTGGGCCTGGATTATATGCACGACCTCTAGAAAAAGCCGGTTTTTTCTATTATGGAATTGACATTTCCAAATATCATATTGCATTTGCAAAAAAAAATTACTTTGGTAATAATATTGAATTCGATACTTTAGATTTTAGGAAGATAAATTGTAACAAACTGTATAATATGGTTTTAATGCTGTATGGCATTTATTCGTTTTATCCCCCTAATGAAAGACTAGAACTTCTTAAAAAAATTAGATCTTCATTAGCTTTTGGAGGTATGGTTATCGTAGAAGTTTTTACGGAAAATCATTACAAAAATCGAAAGGAATCAAGAGATTGGGAATATATCCAGAGTGACGGTTTTTGGTCTGATAAACCTTATTTGGAATTGAATGCATTTTATAGGTATGATGACTTAAGGCTTATATTAATACAAACTGTTAGAATTAACAAGGAAATAAAAGTATGGAATTCTTGGATTCAAACATTTACATCAGACACATTAAGATTTGAATTTGAGCAAGCAGGATTTACAGAATTCGAATTTTATAGTTCTTGCACAGGAACACCATATTTTGAATCTACTGATGTTTTGTGTATGGTAGCAAAATAG
- a CDS encoding radical SAM/SPASM domain-containing protein, whose protein sequence is MKKSQFIVEQPGFSEDSVLLYSTFTTSMVELEKKIYEDIFVYSKYDDHSDETAALLEMGFLISDDVNELTFLESLRMRTLASNDDSPSYYIICPTTGCNARCYYCFEKGAVQKRMNLDTARAVAEYIFQNHDPEHLVIQWFGGEPLLEPKTISYIVEYLSSRGVSFDSKIITNGYLLNDSIVEQAINQWNVKIIQITIDDLNEEYNRIKDYVYSDTNPFDIVMENISRCLQAQINIRIRINFNPLEYQKAINTVDYLKDKFGNDSNFFVYLAPIDSIEIPAITEKFTSSQKHPLIALLDAEKDFCSFGNYDKRVESGSKYDAILRKYYLSPIPTSCYGGCESSLTIDSGGNIYNCHRLLGHEEYSSGNVFSGRIKNDIALYYANPIIDDEKCNSCNLLPICQGGCKYREFKYGKEHACTSVKGAIKELIKRAALEINDL, encoded by the coding sequence ATGAAAAAATCACAGTTTATAGTTGAACAACCTGGATTTTCTGAGGACTCAGTCCTTCTATACTCAACGTTTACTACTTCAATGGTTGAACTAGAAAAGAAAATATACGAAGATATTTTCGTATATTCTAAATATGATGATCATTCTGATGAAACAGCTGCATTATTAGAAATGGGTTTTTTAATTTCAGATGATGTGAATGAGTTAACGTTTTTAGAATCACTAAGGATGAGAACATTGGCCTCGAACGATGATTCCCCTAGTTATTATATTATTTGTCCTACAACAGGATGTAACGCAAGGTGTTATTACTGCTTTGAAAAAGGCGCTGTACAAAAAAGAATGAATCTTGATACAGCGCGAGCAGTTGCGGAGTACATTTTTCAGAACCATGATCCAGAACATCTCGTAATTCAATGGTTTGGGGGGGAACCTTTACTTGAACCTAAAACAATTTCATATATCGTAGAATATCTTAGTTCTAGAGGTGTAAGTTTTGATTCTAAAATAATTACTAATGGATATTTATTAAATGATTCCATAGTAGAACAAGCTATTAATCAATGGAATGTAAAAATCATACAAATAACTATTGATGATTTGAATGAAGAGTACAATCGAATTAAAGATTATGTTTATTCAGATACCAATCCATTTGATATAGTAATGGAGAATATCAGCAGATGTCTGCAAGCTCAAATCAATATCCGTATTCGAATTAATTTCAATCCATTAGAATACCAAAAAGCGATAAATACAGTAGATTATTTAAAAGATAAATTTGGCAACGATTCTAATTTTTTCGTATATTTAGCTCCGATTGATTCAATCGAAATCCCAGCAATCACTGAAAAATTTACGTCAAGCCAGAAACATCCACTAATAGCACTGTTAGACGCAGAAAAAGATTTTTGTAGCTTTGGAAATTACGACAAACGTGTTGAAAGTGGCTCTAAATATGATGCTATTTTACGAAAGTACTATCTATCTCCTATACCTACAAGCTGCTATGGGGGATGCGAGTCATCCTTGACAATTGATTCCGGTGGAAATATTTATAATTGTCATAGACTATTAGGACATGAGGAATACTCTAGTGGAAATGTATTTTCTGGCAGAATTAAAAATGATATTGCCTTATACTACGCAAATCCAATTATTGATGATGAAAAATGCAATTCTTGTAATTTGTTACCAATCTGTCAAGGTGGTTGCAAATATAGAGAATTCAAGTATGGAAAAGAACATGCTTGCACATCCGTAAAAGGAGCTATAAAAGAATTAATAAAAAGGGCGGCACTTGAAATTAATGATTTATAA
- a CDS encoding radical SAM/SPASM domain-containing protein, with the protein MLLLRSGNKNREYDEKSLYHSSHYNICYRHGNIVYNTASGAIIYGWNGTVMKFLTQEDKFLLIKNGFLVPDGCNELREFTSTIKLEEKSNINFFTIIPTTSCNAKCFYCYEDDYCKQTMSDVTTNDLVKYIISQVGNDDSFTLDWYGGEPLLCVDKIDKIISMLSEKGAFANREWTSSITTNATLFSRELIKHAINNWNLTVAHITIDGTEPQHNTRKSVSFSGNSAFRTTLNAIHDLLQMGVYVNLRIHLDNNNKKDFRKMLDEIEPFFAYDNFHLFPTFLFPPEFVMPESYIRDDQKEELFFDVFNAMYERGFVQNLIDLFPMPKKSGCFATNPHSVVIAPDGSLHACVQEFSSTKDWSDDQKFVDYLNVGDTCAECKYFPICLGGCIHNRYLKGTVRTPCVRNRYVIRPLLKLLGEKK; encoded by the coding sequence ATGCTGTTATTAAGAAGTGGAAATAAAAATAGAGAATATGATGAAAAATCTTTATATCACAGTTCACATTATAATATTTGCTATCGACATGGTAATATTGTTTATAATACAGCTAGTGGCGCAATTATTTATGGTTGGAATGGTACAGTCATGAAATTTTTAACGCAAGAAGACAAATTTTTACTCATAAAAAATGGTTTTTTAGTTCCTGATGGATGCAACGAATTACGCGAATTTACAAGCACGATAAAGTTAGAAGAAAAAAGCAATATTAATTTTTTCACAATCATTCCCACAACATCCTGCAACGCAAAATGTTTTTATTGTTATGAAGATGATTATTGCAAGCAAACTATGTCCGATGTCACTACAAATGATTTAGTGAAATACATAATTAGTCAGGTGGGAAATGATGATTCGTTTACCTTAGACTGGTATGGAGGAGAACCCCTATTATGCGTAGATAAGATTGATAAAATTATCTCAATGTTATCAGAAAAAGGAGCTTTTGCTAATAGAGAATGGACATCATCTATAACTACTAATGCCACCTTATTTAGCAGAGAACTTATTAAACATGCCATTAATAATTGGAATCTAACAGTGGCGCATATTACAATCGATGGTACAGAACCACAACACAATACAAGGAAAAGTGTAAGTTTTAGTGGGAATAGTGCTTTTAGAACCACATTAAATGCCATACATGATCTTTTACAAATGGGAGTATATGTTAATTTAAGAATCCATTTAGATAATAATAATAAAAAAGACTTCCGAAAAATGCTTGATGAAATTGAACCGTTTTTTGCTTACGATAATTTCCATTTATTTCCTACATTTCTTTTTCCTCCGGAATTTGTGATGCCTGAGAGCTATATAAGAGATGATCAAAAAGAAGAACTGTTTTTTGATGTTTTCAACGCTATGTATGAACGAGGATTTGTTCAAAACTTAATAGATTTATTTCCCATGCCTAAAAAGAGTGGCTGTTTTGCAACAAATCCGCACTCGGTTGTAATTGCTCCAGATGGATCCTTACACGCCTGTGTACAAGAATTTTCATCAACAAAAGATTGGAGTGATGATCAAAAGTTCGTTGATTATTTGAATGTCGGAGATACCTGTGCTGAATGTAAATACTTCCCAATTTGTTTGGGAGGATGTATTCATAACAGATACTTGAAAGGAACTGTTAGAACTCCTTGTGTCAGAAATCGATATGTTATTAGACCATTGTTGAAACTTCTAGGAGAAAAAAAGTAA
- a CDS encoding class I SAM-dependent methyltransferase — protein sequence MNRLNIIDSYNEIDEENRLQSTNARKIEFLSTVDALKPYMEKNINVLDCGCGVGIYSLYYAKMGIHVTALDLVPKHISRLREIAINENIKIRSIVGNATNLSMFERNSFDITLCMGPLYHLIDEKEQASCIRECIRVTKDFGIIAFSYISPFSVFPCVMRGDTSRISNELVDKILIDRKISSEDKLCFWTDNNYYSPKDIENVLNSFGLTIIDHLATDGQSIVFQNVINLLDDKQLEVWMKYHRMVCREPSLLGASNHGLVLARKKV from the coding sequence ATGAATAGATTAAATATTATTGATTCATACAATGAAATTGATGAAGAAAATCGTCTTCAAAGTACTAATGCACGCAAAATAGAATTTTTATCAACAGTTGATGCACTAAAACCTTATATGGAAAAGAATATAAATGTATTAGATTGTGGGTGCGGTGTAGGAATATACTCTTTATATTATGCAAAAATGGGTATTCATGTTACAGCACTAGATTTAGTACCTAAGCATATCTCTCGACTAAGAGAAATTGCCATTAATGAAAACATAAAGATTAGATCTATTGTGGGAAATGCAACCAATTTATCTATGTTTGAACGCAATAGTTTTGATATTACATTATGTATGGGACCGTTATATCATTTGATTGATGAAAAAGAACAAGCATCATGTATTAGAGAATGCATCCGTGTCACAAAAGACTTTGGCATTATAGCATTCTCTTATATAAGCCCTTTTTCTGTATTTCCGTGCGTAATGCGCGGAGACACGTCAAGAATAAGTAATGAGCTTGTTGATAAAATACTAATTGATAGAAAAATTTCAAGTGAGGATAAGCTATGTTTTTGGACAGATAATAATTATTATTCTCCAAAGGACATTGAAAATGTTCTCAATAGTTTTGGGTTAACTATTATAGATCATTTGGCAACAGACGGTCAGAGCATTGTCTTTCAAAACGTCATTAATTTATTGGATGATAAACAGTTAGAGGTTTGGATGAAATATCATCGTATGGTTTGTAGAGAACCAAGTCTATTGGGAGCATCTAATCATGGTTTAGTTCTTGCTAGAAAGAAGGTTTAA
- a CDS encoding tetratricopeptide repeat protein, whose translation MDQDFKALIAQAESGDVNAMIKVAGCYNAGMNVEKSDTLAYKYYKMAADHGHIEAHVRTAIHLLFGYGIPKDKKTGVKYLKIGADNGSAFGQYMLGFLYNTGKIGLFGRERKALQYFEMAAKQGHAKSQIELANMIMIGDHNGYTLDDVVFWLSCAYLHVDNAPKESADALTLLNHLVDNGIPGGSEYILDVMNDARCNYPQYLDNPK comes from the coding sequence ATGGATCAAGATTTTAAAGCATTAATTGCGCAAGCTGAGAGTGGTGATGTGAATGCTATGATAAAGGTTGCTGGTTGTTATAATGCAGGAATGAATGTTGAGAAGAGTGATACACTTGCATATAAGTATTATAAGATGGCAGCAGATCACGGTCATATAGAAGCTCATGTCAGAACTGCGATACATTTATTATTTGGTTATGGTATCCCCAAGGATAAAAAAACAGGAGTTAAATATTTGAAAATAGGTGCTGACAATGGATCTGCCTTTGGACAGTATATGTTAGGATTTCTTTATAACACAGGAAAAATAGGATTATTTGGAAGAGAAAGAAAAGCATTGCAATATTTTGAAATGGCGGCTAAACAAGGACATGCAAAATCACAAATAGAATTGGCTAATATGATTATGATAGGTGATCATAATGGATATACATTAGATGATGTGGTTTTTTGGTTATCTTGTGCCTATTTACATGTTGATAATGCTCCTAAGGAAAGTGCTGATGCACTAACACTTCTTAATCATTTGGTTGATAATGGAATTCCAGGAGGTAGCGAATATATTCTAGATGTAATGAATGATGCTCGTTGTAATTATCCACAATATCTAGATAACCCAAAATAA
- a CDS encoding IS1/IS1595 family N-terminal zinc-binding domain-containing protein — protein sequence MITENQVKNYLRSKDKDYVNKLIESLYEQDDEDIDPSHKACPICGSVHFKKNGKDKNRHQRYICLDCHKSFSDRTNTLFYWSHFTLDQWLHFIELELYKMPLEGEAQVLETSKTTCFYMRHKLYHAASEIMGHQKLSGEVEIDTQYKSINLKGTRPQNMPRYSKKRGKQAAYRGISHHKVAIVCATDENDHMMMQVSGLGSESFDKYKANKDYFKDVEEFISDSKASIQQFANYLEAVNNKIKTSPLEKRYLTDDGKSLGAVNEMMTEVSSMIQTTRGVGTRYIQGYLDFLLLKKQAKYTFKRKEMASEILRMMMDTEAFSNEMVRATPMPISLKEAYYEYRYGIFAE from the coding sequence ATGATAACTGAAAACCAGGTAAAAAACTATTTAAGATCTAAGGATAAGGATTATGTAAATAAACTTATCGAATCATTATATGAACAGGATGATGAAGACATTGATCCATCTCATAAGGCATGCCCTATATGTGGTTCAGTCCATTTCAAGAAGAATGGAAAAGATAAGAACAGACATCAGAGATATATCTGTCTTGACTGTCACAAGTCTTTTAGTGATAGAACCAACACCTTATTCTACTGGTCTCATTTTACTTTGGACCAGTGGCTTCACTTCATTGAACTGGAACTATATAAAATGCCTCTAGAGGGTGAGGCTCAAGTCTTAGAGACAAGCAAGACGACCTGCTTCTATATGCGTCATAAACTTTATCATGCAGCATCTGAAATCATGGGTCATCAGAAATTATCTGGTGAAGTTGAAATAGATACACAGTATAAAAGTATAAACCTAAAGGGAACACGTCCTCAAAATATGCCTAGATACTCAAAGAAAAGAGGTAAACAGGCTGCATATAGAGGAATATCTCATCACAAGGTTGCCATTGTCTGTGCTACAGATGAAAATGATCATATGATGATGCAGGTATCAGGTCTTGGAAGTGAGTCATTCGATAAATATAAAGCGAATAAAGACTACTTTAAGGATGTGGAAGAGTTCATATCAGATTCAAAGGCAAGCATACAGCAGTTTGCCAACTATCTTGAAGCAGTAAACAATAAGATAAAGACATCTCCTTTAGAGAAGAGATATCTTACTGATGATGGTAAATCATTAGGAGCTGTCAATGAGATGATGACAGAAGTAAGCTCAATGATACAGACAACAAGAGGCGTTGGCACCAGATACATACAAGGTTATCTAGATTTCCTGCTTCTTAAGAAGCAGGCTAAGTATACATTCAAGAGAAAGGAAATGGCATCTGAGATTCTAAGAATGATGATGGATACTGAGGCTTTCAGTAATGAAATGGTAAGAGCTACACCTATGCCTATTTCACTTAAGGAAGCATATTACGAATATCGTTATGGTATATTCGCTGAATAA
- a CDS encoding HTH domain-containing protein → MGVNYFSDEQVKELEKNPYVKKVSIKSITYSEKFKELFWIDLQKGMMPGNIFRKYGFDPHMLGSSRTLKFTDRVRKEAAREEGFKDTRGTKSGRPSTKNLTIEEQLERLKQKNKILQQENDFLKRVRFINRKQILKLQKGKQ, encoded by the coding sequence ATGGGAGTAAACTATTTTAGTGATGAACAAGTAAAGGAACTCGAAAAGAATCCATATGTAAAGAAAGTATCTATCAAAAGCATAACCTATTCAGAAAAATTCAAAGAACTCTTCTGGATTGATTTACAGAAAGGCATGATGCCTGGAAACATATTTAGAAAGTATGGATTTGATCCTCATATGTTAGGATCTAGTCGAACTCTCAAGTTCACAGATCGTGTAAGGAAAGAAGCAGCAAGGGAAGAAGGATTCAAGGATACCAGAGGCACAAAATCCGGAAGACCTTCTACAAAGAATCTTACCATTGAGGAACAGCTAGAAAGGCTTAAGCAGAAAAATAAAATTCTCCAGCAGGAGAACGATTTTTTAAAAAGAGTGAGATTTATCAACAGAAAGCAAATATTAAAACTGCAGAAGGGCAAACAATAA
- a CDS encoding Hsp70 family protein: protein MGKYIGIDLGTTFSCMAYINDNGQPEIIPNSEGDNITPSAVLFDEDSTVVGKEAKSQSLFDPQNFEQFVKRHMGERDYFFTTESGEKYSPEAISAIILSKMKKDAESYLGDTVDGAVVTVPAYFNEAQRKATMDAGKIAGLNVLAIINEPTAAALSFGISKGTDKEQTVMVYDLGGGTFDVTIIRFNSDSITVLGTSGDRKLGGYDFDSKIIEAVMEEALENGIDISKDMTARQDLQLKAESAKKSLSSKDKTKITLNVGGQPFKYTLTKEDFLDLVEPLLYKTVSSMENACDEAGIEYEDLDKILIVGGSTRMPVVRDFIEEETGIIPSSEVHPDEAVAIGAAYHVLDVLKTQKAKSETTGSTKEDVQVIDIPEPAKKYSFTDVTSHGIGIVITNEYNEQSNSVILPKNVQVPAEKTNYYQTTVPYQETLKIQVTQGEEEDLRYVTIIGTAVIEITPREQIVGIEVTIACDENSIIHVRVYDQDLQCDLGEMHIDRVSNLSEEEVKRNIDSISRLNISGE from the coding sequence ATGGGAAAGTACATAGGGATTGATTTAGGTACAACTTTTTCATGCATGGCTTACATAAATGATAATGGACAACCTGAAATTATTCCAAATAGTGAAGGAGATAACATCACTCCTTCGGCTGTATTATTTGATGAGGATAGTACTGTAGTAGGTAAAGAGGCTAAATCACAAAGTCTATTTGATCCTCAAAATTTTGAACAGTTTGTCAAACGTCATATGGGAGAACGAGATTATTTTTTCACTACTGAATCAGGAGAAAAATATTCACCTGAGGCTATCTCGGCTATTATTTTGTCAAAAATGAAAAAAGATGCTGAAAGTTATCTCGGAGATACTGTAGATGGTGCAGTTGTAACAGTACCTGCATATTTTAATGAGGCACAACGTAAAGCTACTATGGATGCAGGGAAAATTGCTGGTTTAAATGTGCTTGCTATTATCAATGAACCAACTGCCGCAGCACTTTCTTTTGGAATTTCTAAAGGAACAGATAAAGAGCAAACAGTTATGGTTTATGACTTAGGTGGTGGAACATTCGATGTTACTATTATACGTTTTAATAGTGATTCTATAACTGTATTAGGTACATCTGGTGATAGAAAATTAGGTGGATATGATTTTGATTCTAAGATTATTGAAGCTGTAATGGAAGAAGCACTAGAAAATGGAATTGATATTTCTAAGGATATGACAGCACGTCAAGATTTACAATTAAAAGCTGAGAGTGCAAAAAAATCATTATCATCAAAAGATAAAACAAAAATCACTTTAAATGTTGGTGGACAGCCATTCAAATATACGCTTACTAAAGAAGATTTTCTTGATCTTGTAGAACCATTACTTTATAAAACAGTCAGCAGTATGGAGAATGCCTGCGATGAAGCAGGAATTGAATATGAAGATTTAGATAAAATCTTGATCGTTGGTGGATCAACAAGAATGCCAGTTGTTCGTGACTTTATTGAGGAAGAAACTGGAATTATACCTTCTTCTGAAGTTCATCCTGATGAGGCTGTTGCAATTGGTGCAGCATACCATGTGTTAGATGTGTTAAAAACGCAAAAAGCTAAATCAGAAACAACAGGAAGTACAAAAGAAGATGTTCAAGTAATAGATATACCTGAACCAGCCAAGAAATATTCATTTACAGATGTAACTTCACATGGTATTGGGATTGTTATTACTAATGAATACAATGAACAATCAAATTCTGTAATTTTACCAAAGAATGTTCAGGTTCCGGCTGAAAAAACAAATTATTACCAAACAACTGTTCCGTATCAGGAGACATTAAAAATTCAAGTCACTCAAGGTGAAGAAGAAGATTTGCGATATGTTACAATAATTGGTACAGCTGTTATTGAAATTACTCCTCGTGAACAAATAGTTGGTATTGAGGTTACTATTGCATGTGATGAGAATTCAATAATTCATGTAAGGGTATATGACCAGGATTTACAATGTGATTTAGGTGAAATGCATATTGATCGTGTTTCAAACCTATCTGAAGAAGAGGTAAAAAGAAACATAGATAGTATTAGTAGATTAAATATTAGTGGTGAATAG
- a CDS encoding IS3 family transposase: MIDRTLESPSNNLSVSALCDTAGVSRSGFYSWKKRKGSISEKEEQDRKDFELILEAYRFKGYDKGRRGIHMRLLHMGIVMNHKKISRLMKKYGLFCPIRKANPARRMAKAMKTSNYADNILNRHFEEYGPGYVLETDITYLFYGHKRSKAYLSVIKDGFTKQILAYVLSPSLEVDFVLETINQLYSKHKHNIHTDALIHSDQGVHYTSVKFIDLLKSLEIRQSMSRRGNCWDNAPQESFFGHMKDEIGRYTENACSYEELKEIIDSYMVYYNNDRYQYNLAKLSPNEYFEYYITGEYPLIHVAKEPDEYKEKFRQIRNNLDRNSTLEKLVAILQRITHFKQSIR; this comes from the coding sequence ATGATAGATAGAACTCTTGAATCACCTAGTAATAATCTGAGTGTCTCAGCATTATGTGATACTGCAGGTGTTTCAAGAAGTGGGTTCTATTCATGGAAGAAACGAAAAGGTTCCATAAGCGAAAAAGAAGAACAAGACCGTAAGGATTTTGAACTGATTTTAGAAGCATACAGGTTCAAAGGATATGACAAGGGCAGACGTGGTATTCATATGCGTCTTCTTCACATGGGCATTGTGATGAACCATAAAAAGATTTCAAGACTGATGAAGAAATACGGACTATTCTGTCCAATAAGAAAAGCCAATCCTGCAAGAAGAATGGCTAAGGCAATGAAAACATCAAATTATGCAGATAATATTCTAAACAGACACTTCGAGGAATATGGTCCTGGATATGTGCTTGAAACAGATATTACTTATCTATTCTACGGTCACAAAAGATCTAAAGCCTATCTATCGGTGATAAAGGATGGATTTACAAAGCAGATTCTTGCATATGTATTATCACCGTCTTTAGAAGTAGACTTTGTCCTGGAGACAATCAATCAGCTTTACAGTAAACATAAGCATAATATTCACACTGATGCTTTGATACACAGTGATCAGGGTGTGCATTATACAAGTGTCAAGTTTATTGACTTACTCAAGAGCCTGGAAATCAGACAGTCAATGTCAAGAAGAGGAAACTGCTGGGACAACGCTCCCCAGGAATCCTTCTTCGGACATATGAAAGATGAGATAGGTAGATATACAGAGAATGCCTGCTCATATGAAGAACTAAAGGAAATAATAGATTCCTATATGGTTTATTACAACAATGATCGTTATCAGTACAATCTGGCCAAACTTTCACCAAATGAATATTTTGAATATTATATAACTGGTGAATACCCACTAATTCATGTCGCAAAGGAGCCTGATGAATATAAGGAAAAATTCAGACAGATAAGAAATAATCTTGATAGAAACTCAACGCTCGAGAAATTAGTAGCTATCCTTCAAAGAATAACTCATTTCAAACAGTCCATCAGGTAG